The Papaver somniferum cultivar HN1 chromosome 3, ASM357369v1, whole genome shotgun sequence genome includes a region encoding these proteins:
- the LOC113360422 gene encoding uncharacterized protein LOC113360422 — protein MVIRNFSKQEKIDLTAAFIYVGNDEVVGAHQASSMFWRRIYSVVPQNFGNNSVNQNQTTSYSEQPSSKPVCFIPYDLIDESLDEWRYSLIGRLDLVKLKFDSVVEILKKQRKLKGTIQCIPLGKGFFIIKLDNDEDKHYIWEGYWPVEDQTLRIRAWEPNFNPANQKSTTTFVWVQFPGLSIKYWKESILIHIGRSIGKPVRVDETTLKREAGYYARVLVEIDLTKFITSKVQVDTKYGIFEQVVQFTNLPKFCNHCSVIGHYVAECRSKRKEQEQQQEIPTAPKEVTKVWRRVTNKQKNKGFDVCFTDKELDVIPSTSQQDNNVEEDCVMEEDSVIEKIIPSLGHAECSIQQVVVSSPSINASVNVLPPSGKIGTISAGTAPAKQKINNVGKVTTRRQAATINSNGSKFVFVAEPKIRVTTDFCKKLNLPNMHYKLIHNSTENKKGNIWMFWNVNITTPTVVSNSAQAITVDVGGVLVTGVHAACLTVDRRELWEELEFISSLGKPWMVIGYFNTIMCAEEKKRGRSPLTISMNEFNSCLHSCGLIQAPKYGIEFSWCNNRFGICILDRAVFNVKWLECYPGWCYKVGARGTSDHSALLGVNSVIPKPANVPFMALKVWLSHPGFLKLIKDSWVEEISGNHAFSFLSKLKILKQIIKVWKWEIFGDVRTQLQNAEKEVVQDAKISDNQPDDIVLLDKLITARGKQELLLQQNKEIAQQKARVQWLKDGASNSSFFHNSIKLRQLHNAITELENSDDTIVSTQQEISNTLVDYFENKFKMQEVTFAKDIFHTFPKS, from the exons ATGGTTATTAGGAATTTTAGTAAACAAGAAAAAATTGATCTTACAGCTGCTTTTATTTATGTAGGTAATGATGAAGTTGTTGGTGCGCATCAAGCATCATCTATGTTTTGGAGACGTATATACAGCGTTG TTCCACAAAATTTTGGGAATAATTCTgtgaatcaaaaccaaacaaCTTCATATTCTGAACAACCTTCAAGCAAGCCAGTATGtttcattccttatgatttaattgATGAAAGCTTGGATGAATGGAGATATAGCTTAATCGGTAGATTGGATCTAGTTAAGCTCAAATTTGATTCTGTTGTGGAGATATTGAAGAAACAACGAAAATTAAAAGGTACAATTCAATGCATCCCTCTAGGAAAAGGTTTTTTCATAATCAAGTTAGATAATGATGAAGATAAACATTATATTTGGGAGGGATATTGGCCAGTTGAAGATCAAACTCTTAGGATTAGAGCCTGGGAACCTAACTTTAATCCTgcaaatcaaaaatcaacaacAACCTTTGTTTGGGTACAATTTCCAGGTTTAAGTATAAAATATTGGAAGGAGAGTATATTGATTCATATTGGTAGATCAATTGGTAAACCAGTAAGGGTGGATGAAACAACTCTTAAGAGAGAAGCTGGGTATTATGCAAGAGTTTtagttgaaattgatttaacaaaGTTCATTACCAGTAAGGTGCAGGTTGATACTAAGTATGGGATCTTTGAACAGGTGGTGCAATTcacaaatttaccaaaatttTGTAATCACTGCTCTGTAATTGGCCATTATGTTGCTGAATGTAGATCAAAAAGGAAAGAACAGGAGCAACAACAGGAAATTCCAACTGCACCTAAAGAAGTAACTAAAGTCTGGAGAAGAGTTACAAATAAGCAAAAGAACAAAGGTTTTGATGTTTGTTTTACTGATAAAGAATTAGATGTTATTCCTTCAACTTCTCAACAAGATAATAATGTTGAAGAAGATTGTGTTATGGAAGAAGATAGTGTTATTGAAAAAATTATTCCTTCTTTGGGTCATGCTGAATGCTCAATCCAACAG GTTGTTGTCAGTTCTCCTTCCATAAATGCTTCTGTTAATGTATTACCTCCCAGTGGAAAAATTGGCACTATTTCAGCTGGTACTGCTCCTGCAAAACAGAAAATCAATAATGTGGGTAAAGTCACAACAAGAAGGCAAGCTGCAACTATCAATTCAAATGGCAGTAAATTTG TTTTTGTTGCTGAACCAAAGATAAGAGTAACTACTGATTTCTGCAAGAAATTGAATCTTCCTAATATGCATTATAAACTTATTCATAATTCTACTGaaaataaaaagggaaacatTTGGATGTTTTGGAATGTTAACATTACTACTCCTACAGTTGTTTCTAATTCTGCACAAGCTATTACTGTGGATGTTGGGGGAGTTTTAGTAACTGGAGTTCATGCAGCTTGTTTAACAGTTGATAGAAGAGAGCTTTGGGAAGAGTTAGAATTTATTTCTTCTCTAGGTAAACCTTGGATGGTCATTGGATATTTTAATACCATTATGTGTGCAGAagagaaaaaaagggggagaagccCTTTAACCATTTCCATGAATGAATTTAATAGTTGTCTCCATTCTTGTGGTCTTATTCAAGCACCAAAGTATGGAATTGAGTTTTCTTGGTGCAACAATAGATTTGGCATCTGCATTCTAGATAGAGCAGTGTTCAATGTTAAATGGTTGGAATGCTATCCTGGTTGGTGCTACAAAGTGGGTGCTAGAGGGACTTCTGATCATAGTGCTTTACTTGGGGTTAATTCAGTCATTCCAAAACCTGCTAATGTCCCATTCATGGCTTTAAAAGTATGGCTTAGTCATCCTGGTTTTTTGAAGTTAATAAAGGATTCTTGGGTAGAGGAAATTTCTGGTAATCATGCTTTCAGTTTTCTGAGTAAGCTGAAAATATTAAAACAAATCATAAAAGTGTGGAAATGGGAGATATTTGGTGATGTTAGAACTCAGTTACAGAATGCAGAAAAAGAGGTGGTGCAAGATGCTAAAATTTCAGATAATCAACCAGATGATATAGTTTTGTTGGATAAACTTATAACTGCTAGAGGCAAACAAGAACTTCTTTTACAACAAAATAAGGAGATAGCTCAACAAAAAGCTAGAGTTCAATGGTTGAAAGATGGTGCTTCTAACTCCAGTTTCTTTCATAATTCCATCAAACTAAGGCAATTACACAATGCTATTACAGAGTTGGAAAATTCAGATGACACTATTGTCTCTACACAACAAGAAATATCAAACACTCTTGTGGATTATTTTGAAAACAAGTTCAAGATGCAAGAAGTGACTTTTGCTAAAGACATTTTTCACACATTCCCAAAGTCATAA
- the LOC113360423 gene encoding uncharacterized protein LOC113360423, with protein sequence MTAAYITMKELCLLRNRVVYDGIHPNAEEMKKKIIQLTKECEVRMKGCMWNTVEDLLILKKFGMKCRKVKTSKIQECSFSFPTGNQILLCCDGASGNNPGEAGYGFVGRNNAGTVLIVVAGGMGIGTNFLAEVFAVINACEWDTSEGFFQLCIRTYSMSVIHSFTSGKVPWYVQTRWNKIVEVLISFTFIHSYREINFSADGMEKMGATLSRGEKRIFLSRPPFMIHMENPDVTYYIFG encoded by the coding sequence ATGACTGCTGCTTACATAACCATGAAAGAATTGTGCCTTCTTAGAAACAGAGTTGTATATGATGGTATACATCCAAATGCagaggagatgaagaagaaaattatTCAACTTACTAAGGAATGTGAAGTTAGGATGAAGGGGTGTATGTGGAATACAGTGGAGGACCTGTTGATTCTAAAAAAGTTTGGAATGAAATGTAGAAAGGTGAAGACATCAAAAATCCAGGAATGTTCCTTCTCTTTCCCCACTGGTAACCAGATTCTTCTGTGTTGTGATGGAGCTTCAGGAAACAATCCTGGTGAAGCTGGATATGGATTTGTAGGAAGAAATAATGCAGGTACAGTACTGATTGTTGTGGCAGGAGGGATGGGTATTGGTACAAACTTTTTGGCGGAGGTTTTTGCAGTAATAAATGCATGTGAATGGGACACTAGTGAGGGATTTTTTCAGCTGTGCATTAGGACTTATTCTATGTCAGTTATACACTCCTTTACATCTGGAAAAGTTCCATGGTATGTGCAAACTAGATGGAACAAAATAGTGGAAGTTCTTATTAGTTTCACATTTATTCATAGCTACAGAGAAATCAATTTCTCTGCAGATGGTATGGAAAAAATGGGAGCTACTTTATCTAGAGGTGAAAAGAGAATTTTCTTAAGTAGACCTCCTTTCATGATACATATGGAAAATCCTGATGTTACATATTATATATTTGGTTGA